The following proteins are encoded in a genomic region of Cryptomeria japonica chromosome 11, Sugi_1.0, whole genome shotgun sequence:
- the LOC131077744 gene encoding nod factor hydrolase protein 1-like, with translation MKNSQYMMPIVFLAACLLFCSAEVASCASSNVKAAYWPSYTVSFMPPASINTALYSHIFYAFADMNDQTFQVEEQETMGEFTTTVQQKNPIVKTLISIGGGGSNSTAFALMASSQIRRAVFIKSAIALARRHAFHGIDLDWEFPSNTREMENLGKLFSEWRHSINLESRSSGRPPLLLTAAVYFAQIFFLWGELRSYPAASIAKNLDWVNVMAFDYHGSGDTSATGAPAALYDRTSNVSTSYGISSWVDSGLPQEKIVMGMPLYGKSWVLKSQNQTGIGAPAVAAGPKQNLSDESGTMFFSEITDFIRDNHATEVFDMESGSAYCYVGELWVGYDNQDSVAAKVRFAKQKSLLGYFFWAISQDSNWILSTTASQSWDKYS, from the exons ATGAAGAACTCGCAATACATGATGCCAATTGTATTTCTGGCAGCATGTTTACTCTTCTGTTCAGCAGAGGTAGCAAGTTGTGCTTCATCAAATGTTAAGGCTGCGTATTGGCCGTCTTATACGGTCTCATTCATGCCTCCCGCCTCCATCAACACAGCTCTCTACTCTCACATCTTCTACGCCTTTGCAGATATGAATGACCAAACATTCCAGGTGGAGGAGCAGGAAACGATGGGCGAATTCACCACAACAGTGCAGCAGAAAAATCCAATCGTAAAAACGCTCATCTCCATCGGAGGCGGGGGATCCAACTCGACTGCCTTTGCTCTCATGGCAAGCAGTCAGATTCGGCGTGCAGTCTTTATAAAATCAGCCATCGCCCTAGCCAGACGCCACGCTTTCCACGGCATCGACCTCGATTGGGAGTTTCCCAGCAACACTAGGGAAATGGAGAATTTGGGCAAATTGTTCTCCGAGTGGAGGCACAGCATAAATTTGGAGAGCAGATCGTCGGGCAGGCCTCCTCTTCTCCTGACCGCAGCCGTGTATTTTGCGCAGATATTTTTCTTATGGGGTGAGCTCAGAAGCTACCCGGCGGCTTCCATTGCCAAAAACCTCGACTGGGTAAATGTGATGGCCTTTGATTATCACGGTTCAGGGGACACTTCAGCCACGGGAGCCCCCGCAGCGCTTTATGACCGCACCTCCAACGTTTCCACCAGCTATGGGATTTCATCTTGGGTGGACTCCGGACTACCACAGGAAAAAATTGTAATGGGGATGCCGCTTTACGGGAAATCGTGGGTGCTCAAGTCGCAAAACCAGACGGGCATAGGAGCTCCCGCTGTGGCGGCTGGTCCCAAGCAAAATCTCAGCGACGAAAGTGGTACTATGTTCTTCTCGGAGATCACAGACTTCATACGGGACAACCATGCGACCGAGGTGTTTGATATGGAAAGTGGCTCAGCTTACTGCTACGTCGGAGAGTTATGGGTGGGTTATGATAACCAGGACTCGGTTGCTGCCAAGGTTAGATTCGCTAAGCAAAAGAGCCTTTTGGGATACTTCTTCTGGGCCATTAGCCAAGACAGTAATTGGATATTGTCCACCACAG CTTCTCAGTCGTGGGACAAGTATTCTTGA
- the LOC131077745 gene encoding class V chitinase CHIT5b-like — translation MKNLQYMMPLVFLALCLLFCSAEAQGGCASSIVQAAYWPSSTASFMPPASINASLYSHIYYAFAEMNDQTFQLEEQIMMGEFTTTVQQKNPCVKTLISIGGGGSNSTAFALMATNPIRRVVFIKSAIALARRHAFYGLDLDWEFPGNSTEMENLGELFSEWRQAIDSESRSSGRPPLLLSAAVYFAQRFFLWGEHRRYPSASIAENLDWVNVMAFDYHGSRDTSATGAPAALYDRSSNVSTSYGISTWVDSGLPPRKVVMGMPLYGPSWVLKSLNQTGIGAPAVAAGPKQNLSAESGVMFFSEIRDLIRVNNATEVFDTESVSAYCYAGELWVGYDNQDSVAAKVKFAKQKGLLGYFFWAISQDSNWMLSTIASQSWNK, via the exons ATGAAGAACTTGCAATACATGATGCCACTTGTATTTCTGGCACTATGTTTACTCTTCTGTTCAGCAGAGGCACAAGGAGGTTGTGCTTCCTCAATTGTTCAGGCTGCGTATTGGCCGTCTTCCACCGCCTCATTCATGCCGCCCGCTTCCATCAACGCATCCCTCTACTCTCACATCTATTACGCCTTTGCAGAAATGAATGACCAAACATTCCAGCTGGAGGAGCAGATAATGATGGGTGAATTCACCACAACAGTGCAGCAGAAAAACCCGTGCGTAAAGACGCTCATCTCCATCGGAGGCGGGGGATCCAACTCCACTGCCTTTGCTCTCATGGCAACCAATCCCATCCGGCGTGTAGTCTTCATAAAATCAGCCATCGCTCTCGCCAGACGCCACGCCTTCTACGGCCTCGACCTCGATTGGGAGTTTCCCGGCAACTCTACGGAAATGGAGAATTTGGGTGAATTGTTCTCCGAGTGGAGACAGGCCATAGATTCAGAGAGCAGATCGTCGGGCCGCCCTCCGCTTCTCCTGAGCGCAGCAGTGTATTTTGCGCAGAGATTCTTCTTATGGGGCGAGCACAGAAGGTACCCATCGGCCTCCATTGCCGAAAACCTCGACTGGGTAAATGTGATGGCCTTTGATTATCACGGGTCAAGGGACACTTCTGCGACCGGAGCCCCCGCAGCGCTTTATGACCGTAGCTCTAACGTTTCGACCAGCTATGGGATTTCAACCTGGGTCGACTCCGGATTGCCGCCGCGTAAAGTTGTAATGGGGATGCCGCTTTACGGGCCTTCGTGGGTGCTCAAGTCGCTAAACCAGACGGGCATTGGAGCTCCTGCTGTGGCGGCTGGTCCCAAACAAAATCTCAGCGCCGAAAGCGGTGTTATGTTCTTCTCGGAGATCCGAGATTTGATACGGGTCAATAATGCGACCGAGGTGTTCGATACTGAAAGTGTCTCAGCTTACTGCTATGCGGGAGAGTTATGGGTGGGTTATGATAACCAGGACTCCGTGGCTGCCAAGGTTAAATTCGCTAAGCAAAAGGGCCTTTTGGGATACTTCTTCTGGGCTATTAGCCAGGATAGTAACTGGATGTTGTCTACCATAG CTTCTCAGTCGTGGAATAAATGA